The nucleotide sequence TGAGCTGCTGGATCTTCTGGCTCATCATTTCCACCACGGCTGCAGAAAGACAAGGCACCCAGGCAGTGAGGGGGGGGGTGCTGCTCAGGGGCCTCCCCAGAGCGAGGACCCGCAGCGGGGCATGGGGAGATGGGCCCTTACCCTGCTTCATGGCGTGTTTCTCCTGCAGCGCGGGCTGGATTTTCTCCATCTGTTTGGTCAGGAAGTCGATTTTCCGCTTGAAAAAGTCTCGAGCGTCGTCCGCCGTCTGAGGGAATAAAGGACAGCAGAGAGCTCCAGGTACAAAGTTCCTGCTACCCTCTGGCTATGGACAATTCCGTTTACGAtctgctgcagaaacacagcTGCTTCTAAGCCAGACTAAGATCCCTACCCAACAGCACTCAGTAACATTGCTCCTGGAGAGGGAGACAGGAAGAAGCTAAATTCACCCAACCGAGGCAGGGCTGTAGTCCCCTCCCAGGGGCTGTAATTCAAAGCCAGCAGCTTGCTTTCACCGCTCTGGCTCTGCTGTACACGCTCACGGTAAGCCCCAGgcatgcacacgcacacccCTTACCTTCTCCACATAGTAGCCTGTTCCTACATCTATCAGCACGTGCTCAACGTCTGAGAGCTTTCCGGGGACGTACATCTGGCGTGGGGGGGAGTCAAGGGAAAGTGGGGAACCAAGACAACTAAGCAGCTGGGAGCAAAGTGTCTCTGCCCAGTGGAGCTGGGAACCGAGGTCTGGCAGCCTCAGCATGGTCACCACCACGGACCGATGCACAGGCCTAGCACAAAGAAGCAGTGTGCAGGTCAAAAGCAACAAGGTCAAAAATCTGTCAGCCCCAGCTCGGCCCCTGGccagagaggaaggaaacaTCCAGGGGCCCTAGCTCTGAGAGGAACGAGGAGTGTCCAGCACCTTcccaggaggcaggagaggcTGTATCCCTCCTGAAGCGAGcacaagcaagcaaaacattCCCCCAAGTCCCTCGATCCTGGCAGCTGACATTCTCGTGTCCCCACTAGCGAAAGAAGAGTTAACTTCAGAAGACTAGCAGGGCTAGTAAAGGATACAGAGCTGGTGAGCGGGACCAGCAAGTCCTTCcctgcagaaaacaaagcagaaacacaTGTTTGAGTGCTCAAATACATCAGCTGATTGCCCACGGTGCAGTGAGgggagcacagagcagcagcacgCTGCCAAACAGCCAGGTACCGTGTTACAAGCGCATCCGGCCTCTCTACACACCCCGCGTGCCAAGGACACTGCTGAACACCCAGGCTCCTAACAGGGAAGGAGGCACCAGAGAAACAAGCGCCTAGTCCAAGGGCATAAACTGACACAGGGCAGAGGAGTCTGGGCTCAGCTGTTCACTCAAAGCACAGGGTTATTTATCCCACCCTCAGGGAAGAAGGAGCTGTCCCGGGCAGCAGCCAGGACTGACAAGACTGAGTAGGGCACTATCAGCCTCTCCAGAAGCTGCTCAGGCAGCCCAGCAAGAGCCCCCAGGGACCTGGCACGGCCTCGCAGCGCCAGGGCGAAGGGATCTCGCTTACCCTCATTGCTTTTGTTGAGTACGTTGAGGCAGTCCTTGGCTTCCACGTACTTGGTCTGCACCACTTTGAGCTGGGCGATAGAGGATGAGAGGAACTCCACCTCCTGGCGAGAGAGCGCGAGCCCATGAGCACCCCTTCATTATAGAAGAGGTACTGGCAGAGTAGAGATGTCCCCAGCCAAGCAGCAAGTGGGGAAGAACAGGGCTGGGCCACCTCACCTGGTCTGGCTCAGCCTCATCGTCCCCCTCCGGGCCACCCAGCTCCCCCCGGCACTAGTCCCATGGCACAACCTAATCTCACCCTGCCAACCCCATCGCCTGGCCCAGTCTGCTCCCACACATCACCCCTCGCCCCCTGACCACCCAGTCCCCAAGGCCTGGTCCAGCCCCACCGTGTCACCCCCTAACCCGGTCTGGCCCAGCCCCACTTGGACAACCTGAGTTCCCATAGCTCGGCCCAACCTGGCCCCACACGTCACCTCTCAAGTCACCCAGCCCCCACAGCCCGGTCCAACCCGGCCCCACACGCGGCCTCCCGCTTCCCAGAGCCCCCACCGGGCCTGGGCTCGTGTCCCTCCCCCCCGCCATTTCGCCCCCCTCCGACGGCCCGGCTGGgcctcccccggcccggcccggcgcccccaACCCCCTGGCCCTGTCTCCCGCCCGCGGagcccgcccccggcgcggcccaCCTGGTCGAGCTGGCTCTTGAGCACCTCCAGCTGCGGCAGCGACAGCTCCGCCACATTCACCTGCTGCGCCATCTtgcgccgcccgcgccgctctAGCaccagctcccccccccccccccgcctctcGCTGGTGCCGCCCGCGCCGCTCTAGCGCCGGCCCGCGCCTCTCGCTggtgccgcccgccgcggggccgcggctcccCCTGGCGGACGGCGGGGGCAGCaccgcgcccccctcccccgggcAGGGGGCACCCCGGGGCGGCGCCCCCCTGCAGGGCGGGGGGAATCTGGGGTGCGCCCCCCCATTCCAAGGGCATGGGGGCATTTCCCGCTGCCAAGGGGCTGGCAGAGGGACTCTTAGTGCAGGGCCCCAGCTTCCAAGGAAAAGGGGGTCCCCAACTGCCCCCCCCAATCCTAGGCAGGGGCTCCCAAGGTGGTGCCCCCCCCCAAGGGAAAGGGGGTCCAAGGGGGTCTGCCCCCAAAGGAGGGCATGGGGACAGCCAGGGGGGCCCCTCCATGAGGGCAGGGGATGCCCACCTTGGGGAGAGccaaggcagagcagaggcaggggaaggggtggggggcaggctggagggggggggggggggagagcatGGTCCGAGCAAGCACACGGGGGCCAGCTCTAACTGCACCAGCTTTATTGTCTCACAACATACAGCGACTGTATCATATAAAATCCACTTTAAAATAAGTTAAGATCCAAGAACAGGAGTTACATGTGtaccccccccaccccaccccagcTGGCCCTTGTGCAAACGCTGCAAGTTTCAAACAGCTTCAGCAGCAACCAGCCATCTCCCTGGAGGGGGAGCCCCTAGGACCCGCGACCAGAGGGGACGGAGATGGGCTGGAGTCAAGAGGCGGTGGCCGAGGCAGCGCTGAGCCCTCCCTGGAGGCACACGGGCAGGCCGTAGGCGACGGGGGCAGCCCCGATGAGGTGCTTGAGCTTGGGAGCGTGGCGGGCCTGGGCGACGTAGCGCAGGAGCGGGGCACCCGAGCCCGCCTTCAGCCAGCCCTGGAGCAGAGCCTCGGCGTAGCGGTCGATGTCGCGGTCCGTCACATCccacaggttgcccaggacgAGGGGGCTGGAAGGGAAGGAGGCGTTGCATCGGGGGAGGAGGGGgtgcagagggaaaaggggagcCGCTGCATCGGGGCAAGAGCTGCGGCGACGCTTGCAAGGCGGGGAAGATCCGAGAAGGGGCGGCCGAGCTTCCCAAagcctcccctccctccccacctcccGCCACACTCACCACCCGGCCATGATGTACTTGAGAACGATGCCGGAGCCCTCGAGGCTGCCGCGCAGGGCCAGCGCGGCGCTGCTGCAGCCGAAGAGCAGGGCCACGGCGCTGCACTCGAGCCTGGCGATGGACGGCCCGTCCAGGAAGCGGGCGCCTGCTCCGTGCCCGGCGTAGCTGCGGGGAGAAGCTCCAGGTGAGCGACCCAGGCagtgaggctttttttttttttcctcctcctcccctccaatTTCCACCTTCCCGGAGCTCGAAGCAGCCCGCGCCATCCCCGACGCTCACATGTAGAGATCGTGCTCCGAGAGCGCCGCCTGCATCTGCTCCTGGCTCGGGATGGCTCCGGTCACCCCGCTCCAGCTGGGCTCGCTGCAGGAGAAAGGCGGCGAGGATGGCAGAGCGCCGAGAgcctctctgcctccctcccccggGGAAGGGCACGCGCTCACCTCTCAAACCAGCCCCGGAAACGCTCCTCAGTGCCCGGGAGGTTGTTGTGCGGGTTGAGGATGTAGAAGGTGCTGGCGGGGTTCACGCCGCGGCTCAGCACGGACCCTGCCTGCTGCCGGAGCGGCGACACGAGACAAGTCGGTCCCAGCCCGGAGCGGAGCCCGCAGGCTCTCGAGCCCTGCGGTGCCGCAGAGCCAGCGAGGGCAGAGCCCCGGGCTGGGGCACGCGGTCCCCTGCACTCTCACCTTCTGCGCCAGGGAATAGCTGAGCAGGAAGCGCAGGGATGGGAGCCTGGTTACGGGCACGTCCCTCAGACACGCCATGCTCTCCCAGGGCAGCTTCTGCAGgtgctgggaggaagaggagggggtGAACAAGAGGCAGCAGACAGCCACACggagagaagcaggaagggCAGGGACTCACCTTATCCAACACCAGGACAAGGGAACCGCTGGCCTGCCCGGCACAagctttctgcttctccagAGCCTCCTGCAAGAGGAGCTGGGCCGCGTAGGGCTGAGCTGGGCAGAGCCCAAGGGCCAGGGTCTGCAGGTCTTGGGGGGCGAGGAGGGGAGAGGCGTTCAGCACGACCTGCAGCGGGAGAGAGGGGAGTGGGAACACATAAGCGTCGACAGCATCGTGCCTTAGGTCAGCACGGGGAGCCAAGGCTGGGTTTGGCTGCCTGATGCAGGCGAGCCGGGGTCTCCCCGCGCGCACCTTGAGGAGCGCCGCGTCCGCGTCTGCCCAGCCGCACTTCTGGAGCTGGGAGCACAAGCTGGAGGTTTCCTCTGCCAGGCCAGGCTCCTGGCTGCCGGGGAGCAAGGCCCCCTTCCAGCAGCCCAGCACCAGCATCTCCAGGGTCTCGATGAGGCTCTGCAAGAGGTCGCAGCGTCACAGGGCGGCCCGGGCATGGCAGCCCTCTCCAGGAGCTGTGCCAGGTGCCACCAGGCAGATCAGGGCAAGGGAAGTTTCTTCCTCACCTTCATTCTCCGGTCCAGCTCCGAGCGGCACAACCACCAGTCTCTCTTGTCCGTGCAGCTGCTGGACTCCTTCTGCTCCTTCTGGATGGCATCGAACTCGCTCAGCACCGAGCTCAGCGGGACCTAGAAGGGGAAGAGAGCTGTGACCCGAGCCCCAGACTTGCTCCCCACAGCCAGGCTTGTCCCCTCTCCCATCCGTGCCCCCACCTTGGTGAGCGCGGTGGGGATCTGGATGGTCACTGGAGCGCTGCCCTTCTCCAGCCGCGTCAGCAGCAGCGTGTCCCCCACAGAGGCAGGCTGGAGGCTCACGAGGGTCAGCACACACACGGTCACCCCTGGGAACCAGAGCTGGAGCTTAAGACCAGCCAAGGGACAGTCCTAAGGCTGCACAGCCCTCCGGGGCTCAGCCCCAGACCGACGCAGAGCGGCgagctgcccagcccctgctttTGGCTCAGCCCTTACCGCTGGGgatctgctccagctgctccctgaAGCCGTCCTGCTCCCGAGGCCCCAGCCCCGTGGAGCTGAACTCAAAGAGGCCCTGGAGCTGAGCAAGGCGGTGGCTGCGCGCAGCGGCGCTCTCCTCCCGCAAGGAGAGTCCTTGGAGCTGCTCGGCCACATCAGCCGCCGACTTCTTTGCCTTGCTGGACAGGGAAAGACAgttgggggggaaaaaatccactCAAAATCACCTTTGCTGGGGTTCCAGCAGTTTTGGCAGACCCCGCTCCTGCGCAGCAGTGCTCCCAGGTTGAGAGCAGGGGAGGCCGAGAGGGTTTTGCTCCGCAAAGCCAGCCAGGAAGGGCGGTGGGACTTACTGCAGTTTCCTATGGACTATGCTGAGCAGCTGGTGGCGGGTAGTGACCGAGACAGACTCCGACACCAGGTATGCGGTGGAGACGGGGTCCTGCTTGCCCAGGGACAGTGCCAGGAGCTGACAGAGCTGGCTGTAGAGCGCACTGGGAGGACAGTGGCTGATGCAGTTGAAAGCAGCTTTCAGGAATTCACAGGCCATGTCCAGGGAAGAGACATCTGGAAGGGGCAAAGCAGCAGGAGTCGGCTCCTGCCGGAGGGCAGAGTGCCCGAGCCCTCTGCCAATGCTCAGGGCAACGGGAAGCTACAAGGGGAGGTGAAGAAGGGCCAGGGCAGAGGTTTCCAGAGCCGCCTGCTTTAGGAGTTAGGAGGGGAGGGCACGAACGTGGGTTCCCCGGCACAGCCACGAGCTCCCAGCCCCAAACCAGCACCCCGCGCAGCAGCCCCTCGGTCTCGGTCGCTCACCGCTGGCCgtgggcagggaggaggagagggccTCCAGGTGCAGGGGGTCCCCGCTGCCAGCCCTCCGCGTGGCCAGGATGTCCTCGCTGGCGTCTCGCCGCAGGACCTCACGCTCCCCGTctgcgccctcctgcccgcgccggggcggccgtctgctgcctgcagggagaCGCGGAGGAGCCTGACTCCCGGAGCCAGCGGCAGGGACAGCCCAGCACCTTGGATATCTCCTCCAGGCAGCCGCTGGCATAGCTTGAAGGCTCCCTGCCCATCAACCCCCCTACCCCAGGCAGTCTTGCTCACCTGGgactccctcctcttcctcggaGGCCCGCAAAACCTCAAAGCTGATCTCAAGCCCTTCCTCcaccttctcctcttcttcgATGGTCCTCAGAAGCTCCCgctcctcctctgctctcctgccgGGAGCCCTGCGGGTCGTCCGCTCTCTCGTCTCCTCTGTGCCCCCAGCTCTGCGGGAACCTGCCCGTGTTCGCCGGGGTTGGGCGTTGCTGCTGCGGGAACTGTCCTCGGACGAGCTCGTCTGAGACCCCTCCGCGTCGGCAGCCGTGGATTTGGGGCGCGGGGCACTCCGGGTGCGGCCTGTCGGCCGGGGAGTCTTGCGGCCGGGGCCCGGGGTTTTGCCAGCTGCCGGGGTGACCCCCGGTTTGGGATCCTCCGCATCACTGTCGTCACTGAATGTCACCTAGAGCAGAGGGACATGGAAGCGTCAGCGCAGCAGCTTTGCTCCCCGGACTGCCAGTGCCTTTTCAGTGCTGTCCCCAGAGCAGAGACGGAGCTCCCTTCCCGCTCCGCAAGTTGATAGCCCTGAAAATCCGAAGGCTGCATCATCCTCCAGCTTCCACGTACGGCCGAGGCAGCAGACGACAGCTCCAAAGCTCTGGCTGAGGCTCGCAGGCTTGTTACCTGGTGCACCAGATGGGACCAGGATGACTGACAGCCTGCACGGCACTCAGAACCCTCCCAGCCTCAGAGCCTGCGCCCGCGGAGAGGATGCAGGACTAAGCTGCAGGGATTTACAAAGAGCAGGATGGAAGCCACGAGGGGGAAacagcttttctcctctgcagggCTTTCCCCAGGGAGCAGGGATGCAGCCCAGGGCATCATGCTCAAGCCCTGTCCCTCCCCGCTTACCTTCAGGCGGGACTTGACTCTCCCCAAGGCTTTGGGGGCTTTCAGGAGCTGGGACTTGCCAGCCAGAGGGGAGGATTCGCTGAACACTGTGAAGGGAACCCTGGGGCCCGGGGCTGCCGCAGCTCCCTGGGCGCGTGTCTTGGCAGGGGGACAGCGTCCCTGGTGTGGGGTGCAGGGCACCGTCACCGGCCGGATAACGATGGGGGGCACCTCGGTGTCCAAGTTGCCCAGAGCAAAGACATCGTCCGAGTCCGCCGCAGCCAGGGGCTTCGCTCTCTGGCTCTTCTTCGCCCTGGGCTTGGGCCCAGGTGCTGTCGCTGTCACCTTCTTGCTCTTACTCCTCTGGGGCAAAGCCTCGTTCATCTTGAGCACCTTGGATTTAACCAATTCTTTGGGGTCTGTAGGAGTCAGCGGGGGCTGCCAGGCCCAAGCACTGGAGAAGACACTGGTCACCGAACCCCCGCGCTTCGTGGCCAGGCGGCAAATGGTGGTAACTGCTTTGGCAAGCAGCAGGGTGGCCCTAGAGACCTCCAGGCTGGGCAGATGAGGCCTCCGGGATGCCAGGAAGGTCAGGCCAGCTTCCAGGTGCTCCCACAGCTTCTCCTCGGGCTGGGGGCCAGCCAGGCTTTGAAAGGCCAGCGTGGCGTAGCCGGTGGCCATCAGATCGTCCAGCAGCTCCAGCGCAGGcagggcccggccggccgcagGGCCGCCCCACGGCTTGTCCCGCAGCACGGCGGCGAAGCGGGCGGCCACGGCAGCGCAGCGCTGCAGCGTGGCCTGGAGCAGGGCCAGCCCctcggccgcgctgccggccgccAGCTCGCCCTGGGCGCAGGAGAGCAGCCAGCGGAGGCAGAGAGCCGAGAGGGTCAGGTCGGAGCACAGGGAGCAGGAGCACGTGGAAGGGTGGGCCAGGAAGCCCAGGCGTCTCCTCTGCTTGGGCTTCAGCTCCGGCGACGTGGTGAGAGCAGCGGCTTTTTCCGGCCCGCTCACCGTGGCCACAAACTCGAGCGTGGGGCCCTTCAGAAagccctcctcttccctgggGGTCTCCAAGCTGGGATCCCGCTGCTTTCTGCCCTCAGGCTTGCCCTTCCGGGGCAGGATCTTCATTCGTTCTGGCTGCTTCTCACTGGCTTCAAACTCTGCAGGCCgaggaggaaaagcaggttAGTCCGACATCCTTCCCGCGCAGCTCTCCTGAACCGCGACGCCGGCTCCTGCCGCGTCGCCTCTCCCAGGAGGGCTGCCGTGGGGGAGGGATGCGGGAAGCCAGGCTGGGATTTTCcagtgcttccccccccccatctttcAACCCAACACTTCTGCTCCCCAGGAGGAGCCCAGCTGGGCCTTTATCAGCTGCTGGAAGTAGCTCAATAGGCTGAAATGCAGTGGACCAAGTTTTTTGCCCAGCACCAAGCCCGCTTCCACATCTGGGCCAAGAGAAACAGCTGCTCCAGGAGCATCTGCACTGAGCAGATCTTTCATCCCCAAAAGCAGGCACAAGCAGCATCCCCGGCACTGCCCACGCTCAGAGCTCACGTCTCCCCcgtctccttccttcctttgagTCAGGAGGGGGAACTCACCCGTGCCGGATTCCAGGAGGAACAGGGCCTGCTGGAGGTCAGAGCGGCTCAGCTCCAGCTCGCTGcgctgcagctccagctgggCCTTCAGCACCAGGAAGGCAGCGCACCTGGGGGGACACAGCACTCAGCCTCCCGACAGCCACGTCCTCCTCCGCGGCACTCCTCGCCACGGTCACTCACCACCGAATCGCGTGCAGTTTCATTGCCAGCTTGACAGCCTCCAAGCAGAAGGCTTTGGCTTCGCACACCATCTCCACCCTGCTGAGGAGGGCCACAAGGTGCTCCGAGCAGGCCAGCAGGTCAGCCAACACTTGCCACTTCTGCAGCAGGTTTTCCCCTGCAAGGGAGGGCAAGCAGGTGACCAGCGACACCCTCCCCAGGGAGGCAGGCAAGGAGCAGAGTCCTTCcaaaaaagcagctgcttttcagttcACACAAGCAAATAAAACTCACCATAATCCACAAACTGGACATCTGACATGGTCTTGTGAGAGCCCAGCACGTTGCTGCCCATCAGCAAAAGGATGATGCTGCGGAAGAACTTGTGGGCTTCAGTTAGAGCAGTCTCGGGCGTCCTCCACCCTGCACAAGAGCGGTTGTGGACATCAGCGCTCTGCCCAGCATGAGACCAAGTCACCTGTCCCAAACCTCAATACAGCAGTGGGAAAGACTCCACTGCAAAGTGGGACTTTGCAGAGCCTGGCAGCCTCCAGCTTCTCCCCTCCTACCCCCAAAACAGGGTCTTGTTCACAGCCAATTTGGAGAAACCTAGAGGTCAGTGTTTGCACAGAACCCCTGCGGCTTTTTCATCACTCTCACCGCAGGGTTTTTGACACATCCACTAGGCCCCCTGGCAACCCACCTTGAGCAAAGATCTGCTGCCTGAGCTCCAGCGAGAGGCGGGCAGCGGGAAGGCTCAGGTAGACGGCCGTTAGCTGAAGGACATGGGCTCTGAGCAGATACCAGACCTTTGCgatcctctgcagagctgggttCTGGAGCACTTCCAGCAGCAGGGCAAGGCCTTTCTCAATCTGGATGCAGAAGCAGAGAtcaaggggaggaggaaagctgTCACCATTCAGGATGTCTCCATGTTCACCGCGGTGGGCTATGGTTGCTAGTGAGAGGTATTGAGGACTGCcagagagctgctgagctttCCCCTTGCTTGGACCCCACATCACAGGCAGAAAAGGGTTTAGCCCAGCCTCACACAACCAGGTCTCCCCAGCGTACCTGGTggctggcacagcagagctggctgtGGAGCAGAAGGCACGTTTGCTTCAGCAGCAGGTAGGAATCGCTGCTGCTATCTGCCTTCTGCAAGCAGGACTCTGTCTCCTCTAGGAAGAGCTGGAAGGAGACACGACAGCGTGAGGACTGCTGCCTTGGGAGCACAGTCTTGTCCAGCTGCCCCATACTTGCCTTGGCATAGCTGGGACACTCCAGCTGGAAGAGCAGCTTGGTAACCTGGCACAAGGCACTGGCCATGCCCAGGCTGTCTCCGAGCACACTGCACAGCGACCTGACCAAGAGGTAGCTCTCCACGGCCTGCAGAGGCTGGGGGCACAAAAACCGACGTGGTTATGCTTGGAGACAACCCCAGGGGGGATGCTATGTCCTTGTGGGGgctgctctccctccagctGTCTCCGCTACGCGGTCCAGCCAAGCCTGCGGCAGCCG is from Rhea pennata isolate bPtePen1 chromosome 29, bPtePen1.pri, whole genome shotgun sequence and encodes:
- the ESPL1 gene encoding separin, with protein sequence MMRLRGADFAARTCSREETEALLSELTGCLASAPEDAAASNQPSRQSVVCDRVLRACVQQLGQPGACAAHAAGLVALAEVACRGYVAATPRPAPLYLEKILYHLLRNAVARGAGDACWKAADLLRARLLTYRPREAPSEDFAAVARSGFGVLWNGADALAEAGRAPDESRAALSARLRALRFLALLEDDDGAALLPREPPFFTSQTARQAAAAAVMFEARRAPLGADDAAFLGRQLAGRLLAALREGGGAAEPSDLQRSVCFFELSLERCRRLCKGGCYEEALEAAKEARGFLGAAGSSAKCFNDPLALLEAGVRLSRALAEDAGQAGPPLSRAAAALGSAAKVSERFVRVLAESCQLVVSSLSGYVKRSERRPFAREDVLGLCAFTEGYCCILRRLLEQIPPDGIKQQLAVKQLLYHSLQLFTSVAYDAFQGSQAAGWPGLERLVGVCRRTVARMLAALEGLPANERAEYLDVTASCTFKLAYIFYSQNLHEEATSLSELLCRRLEMADAYKYPEIPPERLHRCFRLQVESYRKLGRFESALVSVVQWLAALRDGIREQMAEPISLWARVKTEATKQGAEEIRLRTLKDGLEGHHLDAGTLVAVLFEELKAYKTVRANTGQERYNVICDLLEICSEESGRLHERALGLVELAQVLCYHDYAAHTDCSSLDSIREALRLLEAVPRTAQNQDELLDDRAQALLWLYICTLELKLEEGIEREQRAKAQGQKHLDDFEPNDLNYEDKLQEDKFLYDGIAFNLAVESGENVLWFGLSGEAPQTCDVSLAQCQSLDDAFALWKQLLEKKGVPRVRSLEQTVASLHLMAALYRLMAKPLQAVESYLLVRSLCSVLGDSLGMASALCQVTKLLFQLECPSYAKLFLEETESCLQKADSSSDSYLLLKQTCLLLHSQLCCASHQIEKGLALLLEVLQNPALQRIAKVWYLLRAHVLQLTAVYLSLPAARLSLELRQQIFAQGWRTPETALTEAHKFFRSIILLLMGSNVLGSHKTMSDVQFVDYGENLLQKWQVLADLLACSEHLVALLSRVEMVCEAKAFCLEAVKLAMKLHAIRWCAAFLVLKAQLELQRSELELSRSDLQQALFLLESGTEFEASEKQPERMKILPRKGKPEGRKQRDPSLETPREEEGFLKGPTLEFVATVSGPEKAAALTTSPELKPKQRRRLGFLAHPSTCSCSLCSDLTLSALCLRWLLSCAQGELAAGSAAEGLALLQATLQRCAAVAARFAAVLRDKPWGGPAAGRALPALELLDDLMATGYATLAFQSLAGPQPEEKLWEHLEAGLTFLASRRPHLPSLEVSRATLLLAKAVTTICRLATKRGGSVTSVFSSAWAWQPPLTPTDPKELVKSKVLKMNEALPQRSKSKKVTATAPGPKPRAKKSQRAKPLAAADSDDVFALGNLDTEVPPIVIRPVTVPCTPHQGRCPPAKTRAQGAAAAPGPRVPFTVFSESSPLAGKSQLLKAPKALGRVKSRLKVTFSDDSDAEDPKPGVTPAAGKTPGPGRKTPRPTGRTRSAPRPKSTAADAEGSQTSSSEDSSRSSNAQPRRTRAGSRRAGGTEETRERTTRRAPGRRAEEERELLRTIEEEEKVEEGLEISFEVLRASEEEEGVPGSRRPPRRGQEGADGEREVLRRDASEDILATRRAGSGDPLHLEALSSSLPTASDVSSLDMACEFLKAAFNCISHCPPSALYSQLCQLLALSLGKQDPVSTAYLVSESVSVTTRHQLLSIVHRKLHKAKKSAADVAEQLQGLSLREESAAARSHRLAQLQGLFEFSSTGLGPREQDGFREQLEQIPSGVTVCVLTLVSLQPASVGDTLLLTRLEKGSAPVTIQIPTALTKVPLSSVLSEFDAIQKEQKESSSCTDKRDWWLCRSELDRRMKSLIETLEMLVLGCWKGALLPGSQEPGLAEETSSLCSQLQKCGWADADAALLKVVLNASPLLAPQDLQTLALGLCPAQPYAAQLLLQEALEKQKACAGQASGSLVLVLDKHLQKLPWESMACLRDVPVTRLPSLRFLLSYSLAQKQAGSVLSRGVNPASTFYILNPHNNLPGTEERFRGWFESEPSWSGVTGAIPSQEQMQAALSEHDLYIYAGHGAGARFLDGPSIARLECSAVALLFGCSSAALALRGSLEGSGIVLKYIMAGCPLVLGNLWDVTDRDIDRYAEALLQGWLKAGSGAPLLRYVAQARHAPKLKHLIGAAPVAYGLPVCLQGGLSAASATAS
- the PFDN5 gene encoding prefoldin subunit 5; translated protein: MAQQVNVAELSLPQLEVLKSQLDQEVEFLSSSIAQLKVVQTKYVEAKDCLNVLNKSNEGKDLLVPLTSSMYVPGKLSDVEHVLIDVGTGYYVEKTADDARDFFKRKIDFLTKQMEKIQPALQEKHAMKQAVVEMMSQKIQQLTALGAAQGVTTKA